One region of Triticum aestivum cultivar Chinese Spring chromosome 6B, IWGSC CS RefSeq v2.1, whole genome shotgun sequence genomic DNA includes:
- the LOC123140153 gene encoding uncharacterized protein, with amino-acid sequence MPPSLLLPTSSSLRLRLPQPRRSTPLLVSFPARRLHVDLRLRLRLAAAGPNGVNGAASPGDGGGANNLPKNRRDILLEYVKGVQPEFMELFVKRAPTQVVDAMRHTVTNMIGTLPPQFFAVTVTTVAENLAQLMYSVLMTGYMFRNAQYRLELQQSLEQIALPEPKEEKGSEDYAPGTQKKVSGEVIRWNKVTGPEKIDAVKYIELLEAEIDELSRQVARKSSQGSNELLEYLKTLEPQNLKELASSAGEDVVFAMNAFIKRLLAVSDPAQMKTAVSETSGAQLANLLFWLMMVGYSMRNIEVRFDMERVLGAAPKMGGELPPGPGDNTQTQL; translated from the exons atgCCGCCGTCCCTCCTACTCCCTACATCCTCTAGTCTAAGGCTGCGCCTTCCGCAGCCGCGCCGGTCCACGCCCCTGCTCGTTTCATTCCCCGCGCGCCGCCTCCATGTGgatctccgcctccgcctccgcctcgccgccgccggacccaACGGCGTCAACGGTGCGGCCTCTCCCGGGGACGGCGGGGGCGCCAACAACCTG CCCAAAAACCGGAGGGATATTCTCCTGGAGTACGTAAAAGGTGTCCAGCCAGAGTTTATGGAGCTTTTCGTGAAAAGAGCCCCAACACAG GTTGTTGATGCCATGCGCCACACAGTGACAAATATGATTGGGACTCTGCCGCCTCAATTTTTTGCTGTAACTGTCACAACG GTTGCTGAAAATCTGGCACAGCTTATGTACAGCGTTTTGATGACTGGATACATGTTCAGGAATGCACAGTATCGTCTGGAACTGCAACAGAGCCTGGAGCAGATTGCTCTTCCTGAACCCAAAGAAGAAAAG GGTTCAGAAGATTACGCACCTGGAACCCAGAAAAAGGTGAGCGGGGAAGTGATCCGGTGGAACAAGGTCACAGGACCAGAAAAGATTGATGCTGTAAAATATATAGAGTTGCTTGAAGCAGAAATTGATGAACTGAGCCGTCAAGTTGCTAGGAAATCATCTCAAGGAAGCAATGAGCTCCTGGAATACCTGAAAACTCTAGAACCTCAAAATCTGAAG GAACTTGCAAGTAGTGCGGGTGAGGACGTCGTGTTTGCTATGAATGCATTCATAAAGCGTCTGTTGGCCGTCTCGGACCCTGCGCAAATGAAG ACGGCGGTGTCGGAGACGAGCGGTGCTCAGCTGGCGAACCTGCTGTTCTGGCTGATGATGGTCGGGTACAGCATGCGCAACATCGAGGTGCGTTTTGACATGGAGAGAGTGCTGGGAGCCGCCCCCAAGATGGGTGGGGAGCTGCCGCCTGGCCCTGGAGACAACACGCAGACGCAACTATAG